The genomic window TCGGGTCCATCGATAGTGCTCGGGACGAAACACCCACAGCCACAACAGGACGGCGACCGCAACCGTGAAATGCGCGGTGGCGTAATAGAAGTTGGCCGGAATAGCGAAGAAGTCGCGCTGCACGAAGATCGACTGCACCGTCGTCTCCTCGGGCAACCCCAGCCGGTCCTCCCACCCGAGCAGCCCGTGAGCATTGCCGAACGCGCGCCCCGTGTCGTCGGCGGTGAACATTCGCCCGACGCGATAACCGAGATAGAGCACGGTAATCAGCGCCAATTGCGCGACCGCCTCCCCACCGCGCCCATGCACGGCAGCCCGCGCCCGTTCGACCACCCCACCCGGCGCGAACTGCACGCCTCCGCCGAGACCCACAGCCACCATTGCCCGCGGCCTCCTTCCCCATCGAACCAGGCCGATACCGGCAATTAAGTGGAGCTACATCCTCCGTTTAACTTAGCAGCACCATCCGTCCACTTCATATGCCTGTGACCGGACAGACACGACCGAACCGCCCCCACCGATCCCCCGACAAACGCGCACAACAAACCGCACCCGCCGTGTCAGGTGCACACCCGTCGCCAAATGCTCGGCCGACATCTGGGGTGCGCTCTCACCACAACCGTTGCGCAGCAGCACAACCGGGCGCATGCCTCCGCGCATGTCAGCCGACCGCACTCCTACGGTGTCAGCCGCACTCCCGGTGTACCGGGTGTGCGGCTGACACTAAAGGTGTGCGGTCCGGGGAGCGGCCGCCCGACACGGGAGGTCAGAGGTCGGCGATTGCGGCCAGGGGTGGGGTGCGGGCGGCGCGGACCGCGGGCCAGAGGGCGGCTAGGACGCCGACTACGGCTGAGCTCACCAGGACGAGTATCAGTTGGCTCCACGGGATGGCGATCTGGTCCAGGCCCAGGTCGCGCAGTGTTCGGAGGAACCCGACGCCTAGTCCGAGACCAAGGAGCATGCCGATGATGGCGCCGAACACGGCTATCAGCATGGATTCCAGATAGATGGTTCGGCGGACTTGGGCGCGCTGCATGCCGACCGCGCGCAGCATGCCGATCTCGCGGCGGCGCTCCACCACCGACAGCGCCAGTGTGTTGACGATGCCGAGGATGGCGATCACCACCGCAAGGGCGAGCAAGCCGTACAGGATGGCGAGCAGGGTGTTGATCTGTTTGCCTTGCGCGCCTTTGAATTCCTCCCGGTCCTGCACCTGGACCACGGGGAACGGCTCGACCGCCTTCTCCAGATCGCTGCGCATCTCGGTCAGGTTCGCGCTGGGCTTGGCGGTGACCAGCACGACGACATTACTCTGGAAGTTGACCGGCACGACCTGCTTGTACACGACCGGCGACACCACAAGCGCGCCGAGCACCGGGGTCTTGCGATAGATGCCCGCGACGGTGAGCGGAACCTTCTTGCCGTCGAAACTGGTCGGGGACACCTCCTGGCCGACCCGCCAGCCCCGCTTGTCGGCTTCGTCTTCGGCGACCAGCACGTCGCGATCGCCGAGAGTGGCAGTGCCGCGCAGTATTTCGAAGTTCAGCGCGCGATCGAGCTGCCCGTCCGGCGAGGTGCCGCCGACCTGATCGTCGCCGATCTTGAAGCCGACCGCACGAATCCCGACCGTATCGGCCACGCCGGGCACCGACTTACGGACCGCGTCGGCGGCGCCGAACGGCACGCCGACGAACTGCTGCCCGGCCAGCACGTACTCGGACTTCACCCCCTTGTCGACCAGAACGCCGACGCTCGCCTTCGCCGAGGCGCCGAGCATGCCGATCGCGGTCACCAGCATCAGCCCGAGGGTGAGCGCGAAAGCCGTTGCGGCAGTACGGCGCGGGTTCCGCGCGGCATTGTTGCGCGCCATCCGGCCGATCGGCCCGAACGGGCGGATCAGCACGCCGAGCCCGCCCACCACCGGCCGCGACAGGGCGGGCGCGGCCAGCAGGACCGCCAGAATCAGTGCCAGCGCACCGATGCCGACGGTCAACGCCGCATCGCCGCCGGTGGACTGCGCACCCACGGCGACAAGCACCGCGCCCGCCACCGCGAGCACCACTCCGACCACTGTCCGCACCCGCAAAGACTCACCGGCCGAAGCGAATTCCTCGCGCATCGCCTGGACGGGTGGGATCCGCGCGGCCCGGCGAGCCGGCGCGTAGGCGCTGAGCATCGTCACGGCCAGACCGACGACCAAGCCGACCACGATGGTGCGCGGCAACACCGCCATCGAACCGGTGGGCAACCCCAGATCGAACGCGTTGAGCACTGCCGACAGGCCGAATGCCAGACCCACGCCACCGGCCAAACCCAGTGCGCTGCCGACCAATCCGATGACGAACGCCTCCGCGACCACGGACCGGCCGACCTGCTGTCTGCTCGCGCCGACGGCTCGGAGCAACGCGAGTTCACGCAGCCGCTGCGCCACGATCATCGAGAAGGTGTTGTAGATGATGAACGTCCCGACGATCAGCGCGATCGCGCCGAACGCGAGCAGGAAGTAGTTGATGAAGTTGAGCGCGTTGGAGACTTCCTTCTTCAGGTCCGCGCGCACCTGATCGCCGTTCTGCACCTTGTAGTTCGGCAGCGCCTTGGCGAGTTCGTCGCGCAGCTGGTCGCCGGGGACGCCGGTCGCCGCGATATCGACATAGGCCACGTACAAGCCATCGGTGAACAGCTTGCGCGCCTGGGCGTCGTCGAACAGCACGGCGATCAAACCACCGGTGTCCGAGGGCATCTGGTAGATGCCCGTGAGCGTCACGTCGATGGGATTCGCCTGCGACGGGATCATCACCTTGGTGCGATCACCGACCTTCAACCCGGCCCGCTCGGCGCCACCGGTATTCAGTGCGATCTCACCCGTTTTGGTGGGCGGCCCGCCTTCGATGAACTTGTTCGGCTCGGCGACCGCCTTCTCCGGCGGCAGATACGACTGCCCGAAGGTGGGCGCGCCACCGGTCTGGATCGCCTTCTTGCCGTCCGGCGTCAGCAACACCACGACGCCGTTCACGCTCGGCGCGACCGTCCGCACCCCGGGATACTTGCGCAGTTCGTCGACGATGTTGTTCGGAACCCCTTGTCCCTGGCGCTCTTTGGGGCCGACCCTGACGTCGACACCCTTCGCTTGATCGGCGAAGATGCCGTCGAACGTGCGTTGCAGCGTGTCGGTGAACACGAACGAACCCGCGATGAACGCGGTGCCGAGCACAACGGACAACAGCGTGAGCGCGAGACGCACCTTGTGGGCGGCAAGGTTGCGCAGCGCAACCTTGCGCATCGGACTGGCGTTCACGCTTGCTCCAGCGCCTTCATCCGATCGAGGACGGTATCCGAGGTCGGATCACGCATCTCGTCGACGATCCGGCCGTCGGCGAGGAACACCACCCGGTCGGCGAACCCGGCGGCGTGCGGTTCGTGTGTGACGATTACCACGGTCTGCCGGAACTCGTCCACCGCGGCCCGCAGGATCGACAGCACCTCCTCGGAGGCTTTCGAGTCCAGGTTGCCGGTCGGCTCGTCGCCGAAGATGATCTCCGGCTTGCCCGCGAGCGCCCGCGCGCAGGCCACCCGCTGCTGCTGTCCGCCGGACAACTCGCTGGGCCGATGGGTGAGCCGGTCGGTCAGGCCGAGCCGCCCGAGCACGGTATCCAGCCACGCCTGGTCCGGCTTACGTCCGGCAATGTCGAGCGGCAGCGTGATGTTCTCCAGCGCCGTCAGCGTCGGTACCAGGTTGAACGCCTGGAAGACGAAGCCGATCCGGTCCCGGCGCAACCGCGTCATCTGCTTGTCCGAGAGCCCGGCCAGATCGGTGTCGCCGATCCGGACGGTGCCGGTGCTGGCGCTGTCGAGCCCGGCCAGGCAGTGCATCAAGGTCGATTTGCCGGATCCGGAGGGACCCATGATCGCCGTGAACTCCCCCTTCGCGAACTCGGTCGACACCCCATCCAGCGCCCGGACCTGCGTATCTCCCGACCCGTAAGTCTTCACCAGGTCGATAGCGCGGGCCGCGACGTCGGTCCGAACCGCCACATCAGCGGTGTCGGCGCCCAAAGCTTGCGAAGTCATGCACACCAGTCTTACCGCGTTCGCGCCCACGCGCCATCAGGGAATTCCCCGACTCCCCCGGTATCGATGCGATATTGCTGCGCGGAAGCCAATTAAGTGGTAGCGGGTTCGGCGCGCAATTGGTCGACCATGGTGGCGAGCGATCTGGCCAATCGCCCGTTACTTGTGCCGAGCTCATCGAGGCGGCTCTCGCTGATCGCCCGATTCATCCCTTGGTAGGCGAGCAAGCCGCGGCGGGTGGGGAAAACCAGCACCCGGCGGCGATCGGTGTCGTCGACTTTGCGGTGCACCAGGTTGTCGGAAATCATCCCGTCGATCAATCGGGTGAGGTTGGCGCCGGTGAGCAGGGTCGCCTCGGCGAGGTGCGACATCGGGTGGCCGACGCCGTCGACCACCGCCGCGAGGACG from Nocardia iowensis includes these protein-coding regions:
- a CDS encoding ABC transporter permease, translating into MRKVALRNLAAHKVRLALTLLSVVLGTAFIAGSFVFTDTLQRTFDGIFADQAKGVDVRVGPKERQGQGVPNNIVDELRKYPGVRTVAPSVNGVVVLLTPDGKKAIQTGGAPTFGQSYLPPEKAVAEPNKFIEGGPPTKTGEIALNTGGAERAGLKVGDRTKVMIPSQANPIDVTLTGIYQMPSDTGGLIAVLFDDAQARKLFTDGLYVAYVDIAATGVPGDQLRDELAKALPNYKVQNGDQVRADLKKEVSNALNFINYFLLAFGAIALIVGTFIIYNTFSMIVAQRLRELALLRAVGASRQQVGRSVVAEAFVIGLVGSALGLAGGVGLAFGLSAVLNAFDLGLPTGSMAVLPRTIVVGLVVGLAVTMLSAYAPARRAARIPPVQAMREEFASAGESLRVRTVVGVVLAVAGAVLVAVGAQSTGGDAALTVGIGALALILAVLLAAPALSRPVVGGLGVLIRPFGPIGRMARNNAARNPRRTAATAFALTLGLMLVTAIGMLGASAKASVGVLVDKGVKSEYVLAGQQFVGVPFGAADAVRKSVPGVADTVGIRAVGFKIGDDQVGGTSPDGQLDRALNFEILRGTATLGDRDVLVAEDEADKRGWRVGQEVSPTSFDGKKVPLTVAGIYRKTPVLGALVVSPVVYKQVVPVNFQSNVVVLVTAKPSANLTEMRSDLEKAVEPFPVVQVQDREEFKGAQGKQINTLLAILYGLLALAVVIAILGIVNTLALSVVERRREIGMLRAVGMQRAQVRRTIYLESMLIAVFGAIIGMLLGLGLGVGFLRTLRDLGLDQIAIPWSQLILVLVSSAVVGVLAALWPAVRAARTPPLAAIADL
- a CDS encoding ABC transporter ATP-binding protein, whose translation is MTSQALGADTADVAVRTDVAARAIDLVKTYGSGDTQVRALDGVSTEFAKGEFTAIMGPSGSGKSTLMHCLAGLDSASTGTVRIGDTDLAGLSDKQMTRLRRDRIGFVFQAFNLVPTLTALENITLPLDIAGRKPDQAWLDTVLGRLGLTDRLTHRPSELSGGQQQRVACARALAGKPEIIFGDEPTGNLDSKASEEVLSILRAAVDEFRQTVVIVTHEPHAAGFADRVVFLADGRIVDEMRDPTSDTVLDRMKALEQA
- a CDS encoding MarR family winged helix-turn-helix transcriptional regulator; the protein is MDDSTAPTALEELARLARRASQELDRAIATCLGESSVARWHVLAAVVDGVGHPMSHLAEATLLTGANLTRLIDGMISDNLVHRKVDDTDRRRVLVFPTRRGLLAYQGMNRAISESRLDELGTSNGRLARSLATMVDQLRAEPATT